The sequence below is a genomic window from Kitasatospora kifunensis.
CACCAACTCGACCTGGAGACAGCACAACTCGGCAGTGCTGCCGATCAACTGACGCGCCCCCTCGTTTGGCCACCGCCCCCACTGGGCAGGTCCCTGGCCTACGAGGGGGCGCAGCCATGTCCACGGCCGACCGCGCCGGGCGGCAGCCACCCTCGTTTGTAACGCTGCGTAATAGCCAGGGGCGTCAGCCCACCCGCCGCCGCACCATCGGGCGCCAGCCGAGCCCTTCCCTGAGATGCCATCAAGTCCGCATTTCGGACAGCCGCGCCCGGATCGGTCGGCCCGGACATTAACGTCCGTTCAACGGACGTAGCTCCCATCACCACTCGCTTTTACCGCAATTGGCACGACAGTCGGTTGGCCGCCAAGCCCTGTCCGATTCTACGGAACCCTCAAATGCCCACAATGCGAGACGTCAGCATGCGCCACTCATAACAAGAGAATCACAGCAGGCGCACACCCCTGCCACGGCCGGGCCCCTCGCTCTAGAGTCACGGCCAGTCACCGCGCCACCGGATCGGGCCACCAGTTCGGGCTGCCCCAGTGCGCGAACCGGCCGCAGGCCGCCCACGGCCCGCTGCCTTCAGACCAGAAGGGGACCCCTCGTGCGTCATCGTTCACTGCTCGTGCTGAGCATCGCCCTCACCGGAGCCCTGACCCTCACCGCCTGCGGCTCGCGCGGCGGCAGCAGTGGCGGCAGCAGCAACGCCTCCAGTGGCGTCACCGTCACCATCGGCGTCGACGCGCCGCTCTCCGGCCAGAACTCCGCCACCGGCCTGGGCATCGAGTACGGCGTGAAGATCGCCGTCGACGACGCCAACGCCAACCACCTGGTGCCCGGCGTCACCTTCGCCATCAAGGCGCTGGACGACCAGGCCCAGCCCGCCACCGGCCAGCAGAACGCCACCGCACTGGTCGCCGACAGCAGCGTGCTCGGCGTCGTGGGCCCGCTCAACTCCGGTGTGGCGCAGTCCATGCAGCAGGTCTTCGCGACCGCCAACCTGGTCGAGATCTCGCCCTCCAACACCAATCCGCAGCTCACCCAGGGCCCCAACTGGGCCAGCGGGCAGAAGGTCCGCGGCTACAAGACCTACTTCCGCACCGCCACCACCGACGCCCTCCAGGGCGCCTTCGCCGCCCAGTACGCGAGCGGCATCGGCAAGAAGAAGGCCTTCGTGGTGGACGACAAGCAGACCTACGGCGCGGGCCTGGCCGGCATCTTCAAGGACTCCTTCCAGAAGGACGGCGGTTCGATCGCCGGCACCGACCACGTCAACACCGGTGACAAGGACTTCTCCGCCCTGGTCACCAAGGTCAAGTCCTCCGGCGCCGACCTGCTCTACTACGGCGGCCAGTACGACGAGGCCTCGCTGCTCACCAAGCAGCTCAAGGCGGCCGGCGACAACATCCCGCTGATGGGCGGCGACGGCATCTACTCCACGACCTACATCTCCACCGCGGGCCAGGGCTCCGAGGGCGACTACGCCACCGCCGTCGGTGTCCCGGTCGACACCCTGGCCACCGCCAAGGACTTCATCGCCAAGTACAAGGCCGCCAACTACCCCGGCGACTACGGCGACTACGGCGGCTACTCCTACGACGCGGCCACCGCGATCATCAAGTCGGTGGGCACCGTCCTGGCCGCCAACGGCAACAAGCTTCCCTCCGACGCCCGTTCGAAGGTGGTGGACGCCGTGCAGAACGTCGACTTCAACGGCATCGCGGGCCACGTCTCCTTCGACCAGTACGGCGACACCACCAACAAGCAGCTGACGGTCTACCAGGTCACCGGCGGCAAGTGGGTCTCGGTCAAGACCGGCACCTACACCGGCTGATCACAGCCAGCCACGCCACGACTGATTCCGGGGCCGCCGCACACACGCGCGCGGCCCCGCCTCCCCCACTCCGTGCGGCCGCCCTCTCGTGCGGCGCGGCCCGCACGCGCCCACGCGACGTCAGCACAGCGACCTGGAGGCTGCGGTGCACACCCTGCCGCAACAACTCGCCAACGGCCTATTCCTAGGCTCCACTTACGGGCTCATAGCCATCGGATACACGATGGTCTACGGCATCGTGCAGCTCATCAACTTCGCCCACGGCGAGATCTTCATGACTGGCGGCTTCGGCGCGCTCACCGTCTACCTGGTGCTACCGCACGGAACCAGCCTCTGGCTCGCGCTACCGCTGATGCTGATCGGCGGCGCCCTGACCTCCGTACTGATCGCGCTGGGCGCCGAACGCTTCGCCTACCGGCCGCTGCGCAACGCCCCGCGCCTGGCGCCGCTGATCGCCGCGATCGGCCTCTCGCTCGCCCTCCAGCAGGCCGTGCACAACCTCTACCCCAAGGCCACCAGCCCCCGGGTCTTCCCCCAACTGCACGCCGGCCCCTGGAACCTGGGCAGCATCCACATCCAGGCCGGTGACCTGTTCACCGTGCTGGCCGCCCCGATCTGCATGATCATCCTGGCGCTGTTCGTCCAGCGCTCGCGCACAGGGCGGGCCATGCAGGCCACCGCCCAGGACCCGGACACCGCACAGCTGATGGGCGTCGACACCAACAAGATCATCGCGACGGCCTTCGGCATCGGCGCCCTCTTCGCCGCCGTCGCCGCCGTCTGCTACGGCCTGCGCTACGGCCAGGTCGACTACAGCATGGGCTTCCAGGCCGGCCTCAAGGCCTTCACCGCCGCCGTCCTGGGCGGCATCGGCAACATCTACGGCGCCATGCTCGGCGGCCTGGTGCTCGGCCTGGCCGAGTCCCTGGCCACCGCCTACATCTCCGACATCCCCGGCATGCAGCAACTGGGCGGCGGCAGTTGGGCCAACGTATGGGCCTTCGTCCTGCTCATCCTGGTCCTGCTGTTCCGACCGCAGGGACTACTCGGCGAACGCGTCGCGGACCGGGCCTGAGGCCGAAGGAGAACCAGAGATGACCACCAGCCCCGCCGCGGCCGCCGTGCGCCGCACCACCACCGCCGCGCTCGCCCGCCTCGAAGGCAGCACCCCCGCGCCCGTCGCCCGCGCCCTGATCGCCGCCGGCGCCGTCCTCGCCATCGCCTCCGCGTTCCTCTCCTGGACCTGGACCGCGCGCTTCCCCGGCGACCTCACCGTCACCGGCTACCCCGGCGGCCTGCAGTGGCTCACCGTCGCCACCGCCGTCCTGCTGCTGCTCCAGGTCCTGGCCGCCTACGAACTCCCCGGCCTTGGCTCCCTCGCCCCACGCGGCCACACCGTGCCGCTGCGCTGGCTCGCCCTGGCCGCCTTCGCCACCACCTGGTTCACCCTGATCGCGATCTCGGTCGAGCTGAACGGCCTGGTCAACCTCACCACCGGCGGCTGGATCGCCGGGATCGCCGTCCTGCCCGCCCTCTACGGCGCGCTCGCCCTGCCCGGCGACCGGCGACCGGCCGCGGCCCCCACCGCCCCCGCACCCGCCTGGCAGGAGCGCCTGTGGGTCACCCTGATCACCGCCCTGGGCCTGGTGCTGTTCACCTACGGCATCGACACCTCCTACGGCGAGCTCTTCGAGGGCTACCTGATCGCCATCGCCTTCAGCGCCGCCGCCTACCTCAAGTCCGGCCTCTTCGAGCGCCTGGCCGCCCTGCTCCAACGCCAGCGCCCGTTCGCCCTGACCGCGGCCTTCGTGGCCGCCGCGCTCTTCCCGCTGACCCAGAACAACGACCACGACGCCAACGTCGGGGTCAACATCCTGATCTTCGCCACCGTGGCACTGGGCCTGAACATCGTGGTCGGCCTCACCGGCCTGCTCGACCTCGGCTACGTCGCCTTCCTCGGCGTCGGCGCCTACACCGCCGCCCTCGTCTCCGGCTCGCCCTACTCGCCCTTCCACAACGCCGAAGTCCCCTTCTGGGCAGCCGCCCTGATCGGCGCCGCGGTCTCCCTGGTGTTCGGCGTGCTGATCGGCGCCCCGACCCTGCGGCTGCGCGGCGACTACCTGGCCATCGTCACCATCGGCTTCGGTGAGATCTTCCACATCACCGTGCAGAACCTCGACGGCACCTCCGGCCCGAAGATCACCAACGGGCCCAACGGCATCCCCGCCATCCCCGACATCAGCGTCTTCGGCCTCAACCTCGGCACCGCCCACCAACTCGGCTCCATCACCATCGGACGGTTCGCCAACTACTTCTTCCTGATGCTGATCGTCACCCTGATCGTCATCGCCGTCTTCAGCCGGGCCGGCAACTCCCGGATCGGGCGCGCCTGGATCGCCATCCGCGAGGACGAGACCGCCGCCGAGGCGATGGGCATCAACGGCTTCCGCACCAAGCTCACCGCCTTCGCCCTGGGCGCCGCGCTCGCGGGCCTGGCGGGCACCGTCAGCGCCCACGTCACCTACAGCGTGGTCCCCGACCCCTACGTCTTCGCCGGCTCCACCCCGCCCAACTCCGCCTTCCTGCTGGCCGCGGTGGTCCTCGGCGGCATGGGCACCGTCAGCGGACCGCTGCTCGGCGCCTCACTGCTCTACCTGATCCCCGAGAAGCTCTCCTTCCTGCAGAACTACCAACTGCTCGCCTTCGGCGTCGCGTTGATCCTGCTGATGCGCTTCCGCCCGGAGGGGATCATCGCCAACCGGCGCCGCCAGCGCGAGTTCCACCAGGACGAGGCCGAACTACCCACGCAGGGCACCGAAGTGGACTCCGTCAAACTGAACCTCAACCAGGCAGGGGCGTGACCGCGATGAGCACCACTACCGCCACCGCCGCCCCCACCGCCACGCCCCTGCTGGACGCACGCGGCGTCACCATGCGCTTCGGCGGCCTGACCGCCGTCAACAACGTCGACCTCACCGTCGCCGAAGGCGAGATCATCGGCCTGATCGGCCCCAACGGCGCCGGCAAGACCACCTTCTTCAACTGCCTCACCGGCCTCTACGTGCCGACCGAGGGCACCGTCAGGTACCGGGAGAAGGTGCTGCCGCCCAAGCCCCACCTGGTCACCCAGGCCGGTATCGCCCGCACCTTCCAGAACATCCGGCTCTTCGCCAACATGACCGTGCTGGAGAACGTCCTGGTCGGCCGGCACAGCCGCACCAAGGAGGGTCTCATCTCCGCCCTGGTCCGCGGCCCCGGCTACCGGCGCGCCGAGGCCGACAGCCGGGAGAAGGCGATGGCCCTGCTGGAGTTCACCGGCCTCGCCGACAAGGCCGAGCACCTGGCCCGCAACCTCCCCTACGGCGAACAGCGCAAGCTGGAGATCGCCCGCGCCCTGGCCAGCGAACCCGGCCTGCTGCTGCTCGACGAGCCCACCGCCGGCATGAACCCGCAGGAGACCCGGGCCGCCGAGGAACTCGTCTTCGCGATCCGCGACCGGGGCGTGGCGATCCTGGTCATCGAGCACGACATGCGCTTCATCTTCAACCTGTGCGACCGCACCGCGGTACTGGTCCAGGGGCAGAAGATCGTCGAAGGCGACCGGCAGCTGGTGCAGAGCGACGAGCGGGTGATCACGGCGTACCTGGGCGAGCCGCTGGAGAGCGCGGCCGCCGCTGAGACTACGGACGGTACGGAGAACACCGAATGAGCAACGCCCTCCTGGACGTCCAGGACCTCCGGGTCGCCTACGGCAAGATCGAGGCCGTCAAAGGCATCAGCTTCACCGTCGCCGCCGGCGAGGTCACCACACTGATCGGCACCAACGGCGCCGGCAAGACCACCACCCTGCGCACCCTCTCCGGCCTGCTGCGCCCCACCGCCGGCAGCATCACCTTCGACGGCCAGAGCCTGGCGACCGTCCCCGCCCACCGCATCGTCGCGCTCGGCCTGGCCCACTCCCCCGAAGGCCGCCACATCTTCCCCCGGATGACCATCGAGGAGAACCTGCTCCTCGGCGCCTTCCTGCGCAAGGACCAGGCCGGCATCACCGAGGACGTCGAACGGGCCTACACGCTCTTCCCGATCCTCGGCGAACGCCGAAAGCAGGCGGCCGGCACGCTCTCCGGCGGCGAGCAGCAGATGCTGGCCATGGGGCGGGCGCTGATGTCGCGGCCCAAGCTGCTGATGCTGGACGAGCCGTCGATGGGCCTGTCGCCGATCATGATGCAGAAGATCATGGCGACCATCGTCGAGCTCAAGGCCTCGGGCACCACCATCCTGCTCGTGGAGCAGAACGCCCAGGCCGCGCTCTCGCTCTCCGACCGCGGCTACGTGATGCAGACCGGTCGGATCGTCCTCACCGGCACGGGGGCCGAGCTGCTGCGCGACGAGTCGGTGCGCAAGTCCTACCTCGGCGAGGACTGAGCCACGACGCGCCGAGGGCCGGCCACGGTCTCCGTGGCCGGCCCTTTTCTCGCGTCCTACTCCCCGGCGTCCTACTCCCCAGCGGGCTCGGACTTCTTCTTGTCCTGCGCCGCGCCCTCCTCGATCACGGCCTCCGCCACGGCGGCCATGGTCATCCGGCGGTCCATCGAGGTCTTCTGGATCCAGCGGAAGGCGGCCGGCTCGTTCAACCCGAACTTCGTCTGCAACACGCTCTTCGCCCGGTCCACCAGCTTGCGCGTCTCCAGCCGCTGGGTGAGGTCGGCGATCTCCTCCTCCAGGGTGCGCATCTCGGTGTACCGCGAGACCGCCATCTCGATCGCCGGCACCAGGTCGCTCTTGGAGAACGGCTTGACGATGTACGCCATCGCCCCGGCATCCCGCGCCCGATCCACCAGCTCCCGCTGCGAGAAGGCGGTCAGCATCAGTACCGGCGCGATGTGCGCCTCGTGGATCTGCTCGGCGGCGGAGAGCCCGTCGAGGATCGGCATCTTGACGTCGAGGATGACCAGGTCGGGCCGCAGCTCCTCGGCCAACTTGAGCGCCGTCGCGCCGTCCCCGGCCTCGCCGACGACGGTGTAGCCCTCCTCCTCCAGCATCTCCTTCAGGTCGAGACGGATGAGCGCCTCGTCCTCGGCGATGACAATTCGGGTGATCTGGGGCGAGTCGGTCTCAAGCGCCTGGGGCTGCTCGTCGGCGGTGCTCACGGGACTCCTCGTTCCGGCGGGGGGTGCATGCACGAGGGTACCTAGACCCTGTATGTTTGAGACACGCAGTGGAGGTCGCGACCTTCAATTGCTAAGCCCCGATAGCCCAATTGGCAGCAGGCGAAGGTCTCAAACACCTTACAGTGTGGGTTCGAGTCCCACTCGGGGCACTTTTCCTTCGATTCGAAGGTCGCCAGGAAGATTCGAACAGTTGGCGATCTTCGTGCATCCGGGTGATCTTCCTCGGCT
It includes:
- a CDS encoding branched-chain amino acid ABC transporter substrate-binding protein yields the protein MRHRSLLVLSIALTGALTLTACGSRGGSSGGSSNASSGVTVTIGVDAPLSGQNSATGLGIEYGVKIAVDDANANHLVPGVTFAIKALDDQAQPATGQQNATALVADSSVLGVVGPLNSGVAQSMQQVFATANLVEISPSNTNPQLTQGPNWASGQKVRGYKTYFRTATTDALQGAFAAQYASGIGKKKAFVVDDKQTYGAGLAGIFKDSFQKDGGSIAGTDHVNTGDKDFSALVTKVKSSGADLLYYGGQYDEASLLTKQLKAAGDNIPLMGGDGIYSTTYISTAGQGSEGDYATAVGVPVDTLATAKDFIAKYKAANYPGDYGDYGGYSYDAATAIIKSVGTVLAANGNKLPSDARSKVVDAVQNVDFNGIAGHVSFDQYGDTTNKQLTVYQVTGGKWVSVKTGTYTG
- a CDS encoding branched-chain amino acid ABC transporter permease is translated as MHTLPQQLANGLFLGSTYGLIAIGYTMVYGIVQLINFAHGEIFMTGGFGALTVYLVLPHGTSLWLALPLMLIGGALTSVLIALGAERFAYRPLRNAPRLAPLIAAIGLSLALQQAVHNLYPKATSPRVFPQLHAGPWNLGSIHIQAGDLFTVLAAPICMIILALFVQRSRTGRAMQATAQDPDTAQLMGVDTNKIIATAFGIGALFAAVAAVCYGLRYGQVDYSMGFQAGLKAFTAAVLGGIGNIYGAMLGGLVLGLAESLATAYISDIPGMQQLGGGSWANVWAFVLLILVLLFRPQGLLGERVADRA
- a CDS encoding branched-chain amino acid ABC transporter permease, coding for MTTSPAAAAVRRTTTAALARLEGSTPAPVARALIAAGAVLAIASAFLSWTWTARFPGDLTVTGYPGGLQWLTVATAVLLLLQVLAAYELPGLGSLAPRGHTVPLRWLALAAFATTWFTLIAISVELNGLVNLTTGGWIAGIAVLPALYGALALPGDRRPAAAPTAPAPAWQERLWVTLITALGLVLFTYGIDTSYGELFEGYLIAIAFSAAAYLKSGLFERLAALLQRQRPFALTAAFVAAALFPLTQNNDHDANVGVNILIFATVALGLNIVVGLTGLLDLGYVAFLGVGAYTAALVSGSPYSPFHNAEVPFWAAALIGAAVSLVFGVLIGAPTLRLRGDYLAIVTIGFGEIFHITVQNLDGTSGPKITNGPNGIPAIPDISVFGLNLGTAHQLGSITIGRFANYFFLMLIVTLIVIAVFSRAGNSRIGRAWIAIREDETAAEAMGINGFRTKLTAFALGAALAGLAGTVSAHVTYSVVPDPYVFAGSTPPNSAFLLAAVVLGGMGTVSGPLLGASLLYLIPEKLSFLQNYQLLAFGVALILLMRFRPEGIIANRRRQREFHQDEAELPTQGTEVDSVKLNLNQAGA
- a CDS encoding ABC transporter ATP-binding protein, with amino-acid sequence MSTTTATAAPTATPLLDARGVTMRFGGLTAVNNVDLTVAEGEIIGLIGPNGAGKTTFFNCLTGLYVPTEGTVRYREKVLPPKPHLVTQAGIARTFQNIRLFANMTVLENVLVGRHSRTKEGLISALVRGPGYRRAEADSREKAMALLEFTGLADKAEHLARNLPYGEQRKLEIARALASEPGLLLLDEPTAGMNPQETRAAEELVFAIRDRGVAILVIEHDMRFIFNLCDRTAVLVQGQKIVEGDRQLVQSDERVITAYLGEPLESAAAAETTDGTENTE
- a CDS encoding ABC transporter ATP-binding protein, coding for MSNALLDVQDLRVAYGKIEAVKGISFTVAAGEVTTLIGTNGAGKTTTLRTLSGLLRPTAGSITFDGQSLATVPAHRIVALGLAHSPEGRHIFPRMTIEENLLLGAFLRKDQAGITEDVERAYTLFPILGERRKQAAGTLSGGEQQMLAMGRALMSRPKLLMLDEPSMGLSPIMMQKIMATIVELKASGTTILLVEQNAQAALSLSDRGYVMQTGRIVLTGTGAELLRDESVRKSYLGED
- a CDS encoding ANTAR domain-containing response regulator, whose translation is MSTADEQPQALETDSPQITRIVIAEDEALIRLDLKEMLEEEGYTVVGEAGDGATALKLAEELRPDLVILDVKMPILDGLSAAEQIHEAHIAPVLMLTAFSQRELVDRARDAGAMAYIVKPFSKSDLVPAIEMAVSRYTEMRTLEEEIADLTQRLETRKLVDRAKSVLQTKFGLNEPAAFRWIQKTSMDRRMTMAAVAEAVIEEGAAQDKKKSEPAGE